One Cydia amplana chromosome 18, ilCydAmpl1.1, whole genome shotgun sequence DNA segment encodes these proteins:
- the LOC134656547 gene encoding lipase member K-like — protein MNLSSAIILLSVLSILHISKADNDTDSFFTTVSEATLSEDGKLDFPQLATKYGLSVEQYDVTTEDGYILTIFHVAKDLNATNTPILLFHGIIDSCYTFMLRGNTSWVYTLAEAGYGVWVGNNRGNLYGRKHVTLNPDKDEEFWEYSFHDIGYYDLPATIDFIREKTNSDSILTVGHSQGTTAHFVLTSTRPEYNDRIKLFVALAPIAYLNNLEPPVSIAAAAGPAIAVLLKTLNINELLENHSAASDLVTLLCSKGVVSYLACGFGTLFPLAGFDPAGLEEEFLTGVVFGHYPSATSRKSLVHYDQIVLRGEFAQYDYGSIQNMAKYGSVSPPVYNLTAVTTNVALFVGSNDGVSKLKDVERLGNTLPNLVHLEVMELERWNHVDFVWGKDIMSEYLYPPVLDLLKQYSN, from the coding sequence atgaatttatCGAGTGCCATCATTTTACTGAGCGTGTTAAGTATTTTACATATAAGCAAGGCAGATAACGACACTGATTCGTTCTTTACCACAGTCTCAGAAGCGACTTTATCTGAAGATGGGAAGCTTGATTTTCCTCAGTTGGCGACCAAATACGGACTGTCCGTCGAACAATATGACGTGACCACTGAAGATGGCTACATCCTTACGATCTTCCACGTCGCAAAAGACCTTAATGCCACTAACACTCCTATACTGCTATTCCATGGAATAATCGATTCCTGCTATACGTTTATGCTAAGAGGAAACACCTCATGGGTTTACACTTTGGCTGAGGCCGGCTACGGAGTTTGGGTCGGCAATAACAGAGGTAACTTGTACGGCCGAAAACATGTCACACTAAATCCTGACAAAGATGAGGAGTTCTGGGAGTACAGCTTTCATGACATCGGTTACTACGATCTCCCTGCTACGATAGATTTCATTCGTGAAAAAACAAACTCTGACAGCATTTTAACCGTCGGCCATTCTCAGGGAACTACAGCTCATTTCGTGCTCACTTCAACGAGACCAGAATACAACGACAGGATAAAATTATTCGTCGCCTTAGCACCCATAGCTTACCTTAACAACTTGGAACCACCCGTATCCATCGCAGCAGCAGCGGGTCCAGCTATTGCTGTATTGTTAAAAACGCTAAACATCAATGAATTACTGGAAAATCATAGCGCCGCGTCAGACCTTGTAACTCTACTATGCAGTAAGGGCGTAGTCAGTTATCTTGCTTGTGGTTTTGGCACGCTCTTCCCATTGGCGGGATTTGATCCAGCAGGACTTGAAGAAGAGTTTTTAACTGGTGTTGTTTTCGGACATTATCCCAGCGCGACATCGAGGAAGAGCTTGGTACATTATGATCAAATAGTTTTGAGGGGTGAATTCGCTCAGTATGACTACGGATCTATTCAAAATATGGCAAAGTATGGGAGTGTAAGTCCACCGGTCTATAACCTGACAGCTGTGACGACTAATGTGGCCTTGTTCGTGGGCAGCAACGATGGGGTGTCTAAGTTGAAGGATGTGGAACGCCTGGGGAACACACTTCCCAATCTAGTTCACTTAGAGGTGATGGAACTGGAACGATGGAATCATGTAGACTTTGTGTGGGGAAAAGACATCATGTCAGAATATCTTTACCCACCCGTTTTAGACCTCCTAAAACAATATAGTAACTGa